A single window of Crassostrea angulata isolate pt1a10 chromosome 8, ASM2561291v2, whole genome shotgun sequence DNA harbors:
- the LOC128159950 gene encoding uncharacterized protein LOC128159950 isoform X1: MAGKCTRSWRAIFLFVVIISCTLVFYFNPTKYIQLIHYDSLFRITLNKFPGISFEMKNELATKNSNRTAELKMKVVTALTTTRPPGPLREESCDIETALLFLRMNKNSSIDNYTDPLANVIPIGGLDWLFNKTVPCVLDQNIFNSTNHEQFQTFISCSNEAVTVKKIKIDSNSSTQIFKFPDACLGKVISTSCEDGKRVPNVVHYIWFGNIAFDFIYFVSFYSVHKYQKPCLILLYYEFLPSGKWWDLLRHIVHNIVLVQMTPPTLISGKKIKFVQHKADITRLKILKEYGGIYVDTDEYFLRPGDELRNSNCTMGKAHDRSIGSALIYAEKGALFIDKWIDSYNNYDPSKWGDNSVLMAEKLARKFPDLIHVFEHHCAFYPHGLVLYNQNYKWSHSYGLHIYKTGHIPELQKINFETVRNINNTIGAVFRYILFGSKELCSS; the protein is encoded by the exons atcttGGAGAGCAATTTTTCTGTTCGTTGTAATTATCTCTTGCACCTTGGTATTTTATTTCAACCCGACCAAGTATATTCAGCTTATACATTACGACTCATTATTTAGAATAACTTTGAATAAATTCCCTGGGATaagttttgaaatgaaaaatgaattggccacaaaaaattcaaatcggACAGCAGagctgaaaatgaaagtagtgACCGCCCTTACGACAACCCGTCCCCCTGGACCATTGAGGGAAGAGTCCTGTGACATTGAAACAGCTTTGCTCTTTTtaagaatgaataaaaattcatcAATCGATAATTACACCGACCCGCTTGCTA ATGTTATTCCAATTGGAGGATTAGATTGGTTGTTTAACAAAACGGTTCCATGTGTTTtagatcaaaatatttttaattctacGAATCATGAGCAATTTCAAACATTCATTTCTTGTTCAAATGAGGCAGTGAcagtgaaaaaaatcaaaatagattcAAACTCAAGCACTCAGATTTTCAAGTTCCCAGACGCTTGTCTCGGAAAAGTGATTTCAACTTCTTGTGAAGATGGTAAACGAGTCCCTAATGTTGTTCATTATATCTGGTTTGGAAACATTGCTTTTGATTTTATCTATTTTGTGAGTTTCTACAGTGTTCATAAATACCAAAAGCCGTGCTTAATACTTCTTTATTACGAGTTTCTACCCTCGGGCAAGTGGTGGGATCTTCTTCGACATATAGTGCATAATATAGTGTTGGTTCAAATGACGCCTCCTACCTTAATATCTGGAAAAAAGATCAAGTTTGTTCAACACAAAGCTGACATCACGCGacttaaaatattaaaag AGTATGGAGGCATTTACGTGGACACTGATGAGTATTTCTTGAGACCAGGGGATGAATTGAGGAACTCGAATTGCACAATGGGTAAGGCACACGATAGATCCATTGGAAGTGCGCTGATATATGCAGAAAAGGGTGCGTTATTCATTGATAAATGGATCGATAGTTATAATAACTATGATCCGTCAAAATGGGGAGACAACTCTGTACTTATGGCCGAAAAACTAGCCCGGAAGTTTCCTGATCTCATTCATGTGTTCGAACACCATTGTGCATTCTATCCACATGGATTAGTTTTGTATAACCAGAACTACAAATGGTCGCATAGCTATGGGCTACATATCTATAAAACAGGACACATACCAGAGcttcaaaaaataaactttgaaacTGTGCGGAATATTAATAATACTATCGGAGCGGTCTTCCGATACATACTATTTGGAAGTAAGGAGCTGTGTTCTAGTTAg
- the LOC128159950 gene encoding uncharacterized protein LOC128159950 isoform X2, giving the protein MAGKCTRSWRAIFLFVVIISCTLVFYFNPTKYIQLIHYDSLFRITLNKFPGISFEMKNELATKNSNRTAELKMKVVTALTTTRPPGPLREESCDIETALLFLRMNKNSSIDNYTDPLAKYGGIYVDTDEYFLRPGDELRNSNCTMGKAHDRSIGSALIYAEKGALFIDKWIDSYNNYDPSKWGDNSVLMAEKLARKFPDLIHVFEHHCAFYPHGLVLYNQNYKWSHSYGLHIYKTGHIPELQKINFETVRNINNTIGAVFRYILFGSKELCSS; this is encoded by the exons atcttGGAGAGCAATTTTTCTGTTCGTTGTAATTATCTCTTGCACCTTGGTATTTTATTTCAACCCGACCAAGTATATTCAGCTTATACATTACGACTCATTATTTAGAATAACTTTGAATAAATTCCCTGGGATaagttttgaaatgaaaaatgaattggccacaaaaaattcaaatcggACAGCAGagctgaaaatgaaagtagtgACCGCCCTTACGACAACCCGTCCCCCTGGACCATTGAGGGAAGAGTCCTGTGACATTGAAACAGCTTTGCTCTTTTtaagaatgaataaaaattcatcAATCGATAATTACACCGACCCGCTTGCTA AGTATGGAGGCATTTACGTGGACACTGATGAGTATTTCTTGAGACCAGGGGATGAATTGAGGAACTCGAATTGCACAATGGGTAAGGCACACGATAGATCCATTGGAAGTGCGCTGATATATGCAGAAAAGGGTGCGTTATTCATTGATAAATGGATCGATAGTTATAATAACTATGATCCGTCAAAATGGGGAGACAACTCTGTACTTATGGCCGAAAAACTAGCCCGGAAGTTTCCTGATCTCATTCATGTGTTCGAACACCATTGTGCATTCTATCCACATGGATTAGTTTTGTATAACCAGAACTACAAATGGTCGCATAGCTATGGGCTACATATCTATAAAACAGGACACATACCAGAGcttcaaaaaataaactttgaaacTGTGCGGAATATTAATAATACTATCGGAGCGGTCTTCCGATACATACTATTTGGAAGTAAGGAGCTGTGTTCTAGTTAg